The following coding sequences lie in one Psychrobacter arenosus genomic window:
- a CDS encoding 1-aminocyclopropane-1-carboxylate deaminase/D-cysteine desulfhydrase: MLLPHGITITVKRIDQVHPTISGNKWFKLKYNLLEAQRLGYSQLLSFGGAYSNHIHALAHAANEYGFTSIGIIRGAELADKPLNSTLATAQGLGMQFEFITRSDYRLKHTPEYLAELQARYPYAYIIPEGGSNTLAVKGCEEILSEADRQDFDTVVCAVGTGGTFSGLINASHAKQKLLGFSALKGDFLTADVKEWADSTKQNWTLYSEEVFGGYGKFDDKLLTFIKIIQQQYDLPLEPIYTGKAMYRLLDLIEQGEVLPHSKILFIHTGGLQAFSP, translated from the coding sequence ATGCTGTTACCACATGGTATCACCATTACTGTGAAGCGCATCGACCAAGTGCATCCCACTATCTCGGGTAATAAATGGTTTAAGCTCAAATACAATCTGCTTGAGGCGCAACGATTAGGGTATTCGCAGCTGCTGAGCTTTGGTGGTGCCTATTCCAATCATATTCATGCCTTAGCCCATGCTGCTAATGAGTACGGATTTACCAGTATTGGCATTATCCGTGGCGCAGAATTGGCCGATAAACCTTTAAACTCAACTCTGGCTACCGCGCAAGGCTTGGGTATGCAATTTGAGTTTATCACTCGTAGTGACTATCGACTCAAACACACCCCTGAGTATTTAGCCGAATTGCAAGCCCGTTATCCCTATGCTTATATTATTCCCGAAGGGGGCAGCAATACCTTAGCGGTCAAAGGCTGTGAAGAGATTCTCAGTGAAGCAGATCGACAAGACTTTGATACCGTTGTCTGTGCAGTAGGGACGGGAGGTACTTTTTCTGGGTTAATTAATGCCAGTCATGCTAAGCAAAAACTATTAGGATTTTCAGCGTTAAAAGGGGATTTCCTGACAGCCGATGTTAAGGAGTGGGCAGATAGTACTAAACAAAACTGGACGCTGTATTCTGAAGAGGTATTCGGTGGCTATGGCAAGTTTGATGATAAGTTATTAACTTTTATCAAGATTATACAACAGCAGTACGACCTTCCTTTAGAGCCTATTTATACGGGCAAGGCGATGTATCGCTTGTTAGACCTGATTGAACAGGGTGAGGTTTTGCCACATAGTAAGATATTGTTTATCCATACCGGAGGCCTACAAGCTTTCTCACCATAA
- a CDS encoding 6-pyruvoyl trahydropterin synthase family protein yields MRIRKLFKFENAHIVRNCSSDRCKRSIHGHSYQIELILEAHRLDHGQMVYDFGLLKSSIKDIIDSFDHAICFWNKDDPEYIEACKKFSARWISLPVSPSAEQFSRVIFFWAQSILQQTQMQNGEADVSVYSVIAHETATGYAQCFAEDVSNEHMGKLELADFEFSEQVKAEWHDPEMFAKLIAGQPFINPTVQLQVT; encoded by the coding sequence ATGCGTATCCGCAAGTTATTCAAATTCGAAAACGCTCATATTGTGCGCAACTGTAGCTCAGACCGCTGTAAGCGCTCCATTCACGGGCACAGCTATCAGATTGAGCTAATCCTAGAGGCGCATCGTCTCGATCACGGTCAGATGGTCTATGACTTTGGTCTGCTAAAGTCTTCGATTAAAGACATCATCGACAGCTTTGACCATGCCATCTGCTTTTGGAATAAAGATGACCCTGAGTATATCGAAGCGTGCAAAAAGTTTAGCGCTCGTTGGATTAGTTTGCCCGTATCCCCATCTGCCGAGCAGTTCTCTCGGGTGATTTTCTTTTGGGCGCAGTCCATTCTGCAGCAGACGCAGATGCAAAACGGTGAGGCAGATGTCAGCGTTTATTCGGTAATTGCGCATGAGACGGCTACAGGTTATGCCCAGTGTTTTGCCGAAGATGTAAGCAATGAGCATATGGGCAAGCTGGAACTAGCTGACTTCGAATTTAGCGAGCAGGTCAAAGCTGAATGGCATGACCCCGAAATGTTTGCCAAACTGATTGCAGGTCAACCGTTTATTAACCCTACTGTGCAATTGCAGGTGACCTAA
- the tsaE gene encoding tRNA (adenosine(37)-N6)-threonylcarbamoyltransferase complex ATPase subunit type 1 TsaE, with protein MATQSSLSLTLQSEADTQRLAQGLAALNLSGSVWLSGNLGAGKTTLTRYWLQALGHTGAVKSPTYTLVEPYDIVLLGQGSVGGNKPVYHVDLYRLQDPEELSFIGFDEYQDDANALLIIEWASRAAEYLAAPVLLIDIAQSDSSESRNVTLQVTDEGIAASIDLTALASF; from the coding sequence ATGGCGACGCAATCCTCCTTATCATTAACGCTGCAATCGGAAGCTGATACCCAACGTTTGGCGCAAGGTCTTGCAGCACTGAATCTGTCGGGTAGCGTTTGGCTATCGGGGAATTTAGGCGCCGGTAAGACGACGTTGACGCGGTACTGGCTACAAGCTCTAGGTCATACGGGCGCAGTCAAAAGCCCGACTTATACCTTGGTAGAGCCCTATGATATTGTGCTACTAGGGCAGGGTAGCGTAGGTGGTAACAAGCCGGTCTATCATGTGGATTTATACCGCCTGCAAGATCCGGAAGAGTTGTCTTTTATCGGCTTTGATGAGTACCAAGACGATGCCAATGCCTTATTGATTATTGAGTGGGCAAGTCGCGCAGCCGAATATTTAGCCGCCCCTGTACTATTAATTGATATAGCACAGTCTGACAGTAGCGAGTCTCGCAATGTGACCTTGCAAGTGACCGATGAAGGCATAGCAGCAAGCATTGATTTAACCGCGCTAGCTAGCTTTTAA
- the mutL gene encoding DNA mismatch repair endonuclease MutL produces MVTSTSPTTSRIKKLPPLLINQLAAGEIVTRPASVVKELLENAIDAGATKIDIKVTQGGMGMIEVSDNGCGIHPDDMVMAVTRHATSKVADVANLQGIRTLGFRGEALASTAAVSRLTLSSSHDNSGIGRQLSVAGILEDAPVLTPIVQEQGTTVLVKDLYFNVPARRGNLKSVATEFAHIEAVVREVALAHADVSLTLSHDQRKRLVLLASTGEQTDDLATPHSRLPLSRLEQALGMSLESKSMALLVDLSALLGSPLDTARADTVLHTTDSNFDYNVRLETPQIQGWLWVASHSAQPLPKLIYVNGRLIKDPIIAGQLRQAIQSLALNHYGYALYFELPTAWLNVNVHPSKQRINIHALANIMAHLNYAIKAKLGVFSAKDEPHNPPEKTPHHSDYRVSQPSPIQVREPSQSYQTTNNSAKTTTVSTGFIDPVAPCADPLNPFIETAAPFNNSDDASFTAATIANQPINETADLQVDDLPVLLKVITATAPLLDDSLQAIAAKSPLLLLFWREQHYLIHYDVWLSLLAQEDEGAEQITEAAITQHYQASLQSFAVGVNAKANISEKGSAATRLYQNLNEQAWAVIDVAQLLTIMLNSKTK; encoded by the coding sequence ATGGTAACCTCTACGTCTCCAACCACTAGCCGTATCAAAAAGCTCCCTCCCTTGCTCATTAATCAATTGGCAGCGGGCGAAATCGTCACGAGACCAGCTTCAGTGGTCAAAGAGCTGCTAGAGAATGCTATTGATGCCGGTGCGACTAAAATTGATATCAAGGTCACCCAAGGTGGCATGGGGATGATCGAAGTTAGTGACAATGGCTGTGGTATTCATCCCGATGATATGGTGATGGCGGTTACGCGCCATGCCACTAGTAAAGTAGCGGACGTGGCAAATTTACAAGGGATTCGTACTTTAGGGTTTCGCGGTGAGGCACTAGCTTCAACAGCAGCAGTATCACGATTAACTTTATCAAGCAGTCATGATAATAGTGGCATTGGCCGGCAATTGAGTGTGGCGGGTATCTTAGAAGATGCGCCAGTATTGACCCCAATAGTGCAGGAGCAGGGCACGACCGTCTTGGTCAAAGACTTATATTTTAACGTGCCGGCACGCCGCGGCAACCTGAAGTCAGTCGCTACTGAGTTTGCTCATATTGAGGCCGTAGTGCGAGAAGTGGCATTAGCACATGCCGATGTAAGCCTGACCTTGTCCCATGATCAACGCAAGCGTTTGGTGTTGCTGGCGAGTACAGGAGAGCAGACTGATGATTTAGCTACTCCGCACTCACGACTGCCGCTCTCCCGTCTCGAGCAAGCTTTGGGCATGTCGCTAGAGTCGAAAAGTATGGCGCTATTGGTAGATTTATCCGCGCTATTGGGCAGCCCTTTAGATACAGCACGGGCGGACACTGTCCTTCATACTACTGATAGCAATTTTGACTATAATGTTAGGTTAGAGACCCCGCAAATACAAGGGTGGTTATGGGTCGCTAGCCATAGCGCACAGCCTTTACCCAAGCTTATTTATGTCAATGGTCGTTTGATTAAAGACCCTATTATTGCAGGACAATTGCGCCAAGCTATCCAAAGTCTGGCGCTCAATCATTATGGCTATGCGCTCTATTTTGAGCTGCCCACCGCTTGGCTTAACGTCAACGTACACCCGAGTAAACAACGTATTAATATCCATGCGCTCGCCAATATAATGGCGCATTTGAATTATGCGATTAAGGCGAAATTAGGCGTGTTTTCTGCTAAAGATGAGCCTCATAACCCGCCTGAAAAAACCCCGCACCATAGTGATTATCGTGTATCACAACCGTCCCCTATTCAAGTACGAGAGCCCAGTCAAAGCTATCAAACGACCAATAACTCTGCTAAAACAACGACGGTATCAACCGGCTTTATAGACCCAGTAGCGCCGTGTGCAGACCCATTAAATCCCTTTATAGAAACAGCAGCCCCCTTTAATAATAGCGATGATGCTAGCTTTACAGCGGCTACAATAGCAAACCAACCAATTAATGAGACAGCCGACTTGCAGGTTGATGATTTGCCGGTATTGCTTAAAGTTATTACCGCTACTGCGCCCTTACTAGATGACTCATTGCAAGCAATAGCCGCGAAGTCACCCTTATTATTACTATTCTGGCGAGAGCAGCATTACCTCATTCATTACGATGTTTGGTTGAGCTTATTAGCCCAAGAAGACGAGGGGGCTGAGCAGATTACAGAAGCCGCTATTACTCAGCATTACCAAGCTAGTCTGCAGTCATTCGCTGTCGGTGTTAATGCCAAGGCTAATATTAGTGAAAAGGGTAGCGCTGCAACTAGGCTATACCAAAACTTAAACGAGCAGGCATGGGCGGTGATAGACGTGGCGCAATTATTAACTATAATGCTGAACTCAAAAACCAAATAG